In one Colletotrichum destructivum chromosome 2, complete sequence genomic region, the following are encoded:
- a CDS encoding Putative ATP synthase, F0 complex, subunit C, V-ATPase proteolipid subunit C-like protein — MASTRVLASRLATQMATKAARPAVRVSAMPKRTITGFSSPLQAVKRQQATTVQSKVFTQVQAKRAYSSEIAQAMVEVSKNLGMGSAAIGLTGAGIGIGLVFAALINGVARNPALRGQLFSYAILGFAFVEAIGLFDLMVALMAKFVHVSDLLRAGELGRREADSFRTEPSSRVFSPRDRFAYGYALESPMLHTA; from the exons ATGGCCTCCACTCGCGTCCTCGCTTCCAGACTCGCCACCCAGATGGCCACCAAGGCCGCCCGCCCTGCGGTGCGCGTCTCTGCCATGCCCAAGCGCACCATCACTG GCTTCTCCAGCCCCCTCCAGGCCGTCAAGCGCCAGCAGGCCACCACTGTCCAGTCCAAGGTCTTCACCCAGGTCCAGGCCAAGCGCGCCTACTCCTCTGAGATCGCTCAGGCTATGGTCGAGGTCTCCAAGAACTTGGGTATGGGTTCCGCCGCCATCGGTCTTACCGGTGCTGGTATCGGTATCGGTCTGgtcttcgccgccctcatcaACGGTGTTGCCCGCAACCCTGCCCTCCGTGGCCAGCTCTTCTCCTACGCCATTCTTGGTttcgccttcgtcgaggccatcggTCTCTTCGACCTCATGGTTGCCCTCATGGCCAAGTTCGTAC ACGTAAGCGATTTACTTCGCGCTGGCGAGCTGGGGAGACGCGAGGCGGACAGCTTTCGGACGGAGCCGTCTTCCCGCGTCTTTTCCCCTCGGGACAGGTTCGCCTATGGCTACGCATTGGAGTCGCCAATGCTCCACACTGCGTAG